In Chitinophaga sp. HK235, a single window of DNA contains:
- a CDS encoding endo-beta-N-acetylglucosaminidase H — MKKQFRVWSSVAVLTACTTLLFTASCKKEEAPIDASPTGTQPKVESVTKAGGKSVCYVEVNSNSLLNTGKYTLTTGGQQLFDIAIIFAANINYNTSTGKAVLYNNPNVTNVLVNKATQIVPLQNKGMKVLLSILGNHQGAGFCNFTSRTAARAFAQQLADTANYYGLDGIDFDDEYADYGNNGLPQPNDSSFVMLLDELRQLMPTKIISFYYYGPAASRLSWGGKKAGDFVNYSWNAFYGTYSVPNVAGLTKANLGPAAVDIMATGQSTANSLATQTKNNGYGVYLWYNLTSTNKATYFSGVSNILYGSSVTYTP; from the coding sequence ATGAAAAAACAATTCCGCGTATGGTCGTCGGTCGCAGTACTGACCGCATGTACAACCCTGCTCTTTACAGCCTCCTGTAAAAAAGAAGAAGCCCCTATTGATGCCTCCCCCACCGGCACCCAACCCAAAGTAGAAAGCGTTACCAAAGCCGGCGGCAAATCTGTCTGCTATGTGGAAGTCAACAGTAACAGCCTGCTCAACACGGGCAAGTATACACTGACTACCGGCGGGCAACAACTGTTTGACATCGCCATCATTTTTGCAGCGAACATCAATTACAACACCAGTACCGGCAAAGCAGTACTGTACAACAACCCGAATGTTACCAATGTGCTGGTCAACAAAGCCACACAGATTGTGCCTTTACAAAACAAAGGCATGAAAGTATTATTATCTATCCTTGGAAACCACCAGGGAGCAGGCTTCTGCAACTTCACCAGCCGTACTGCCGCCAGGGCTTTTGCACAGCAGCTCGCCGATACCGCCAACTACTACGGCCTCGATGGTATCGATTTTGATGACGAGTATGCCGACTATGGCAATAATGGTTTGCCTCAGCCCAACGACAGCTCTTTTGTAATGCTGCTCGATGAATTGCGGCAGCTGATGCCCACCAAAATAATATCGTTTTATTATTACGGGCCGGCAGCCTCCCGCTTATCCTGGGGCGGCAAAAAAGCAGGTGATTTCGTTAACTACAGCTGGAATGCTTTCTATGGTACCTATTCCGTGCCTAATGTAGCGGGGCTTACCAAAGCCAATCTGGGGCCTGCCGCAGTAGACATCATGGCCACCGGTCAGAGTACCGCCAACTCCCTGGCTACCCAAACCAAAAACAATGGCTATGGTGTCTATCTCTGGTACAATCTCACCAGCACCAACAAAGCCACCTATTTCTCCGGGGTGTCCAACATCCTGTATGGCAGCAGTGTGACCTATACACCCTGA
- a CDS encoding inorganic diphosphatase encodes MIIKELQVVIETPRGSSEKFDFDPVSRFFVLSKALPAGMVFPFDFGFIPGTRGEDGGPLDILVLSEFKTFSGCMLKCRLIGAVKGIQREADGTQIRNDRYIAVPFVSTVYKEVDVMPDKLIRELEIFLVAYHQLEGKQFRPMGYLDAAPAYEQIKFV; translated from the coding sequence ATGATTATAAAAGAGCTGCAGGTGGTGATTGAAACACCAAGAGGAAGCAGTGAGAAATTTGATTTTGACCCGGTGTCCCGTTTTTTTGTATTGAGTAAGGCATTACCCGCCGGGATGGTGTTTCCTTTTGACTTCGGATTTATTCCCGGTACCAGGGGAGAAGATGGTGGGCCGCTGGACATATTGGTACTATCGGAATTTAAAACTTTCAGCGGTTGTATGCTCAAATGCCGGTTGATAGGAGCCGTCAAAGGAATACAGCGGGAGGCCGACGGCACACAGATCCGGAACGACCGTTATATCGCGGTGCCATTTGTTTCTACTGTATACAAGGAGGTTGATGTGATGCCTGATAAACTAATACGCGAACTGGAAATTTTTTTAGTGGCCTACCATCAGCTGGAGGGCAAACAATTCAGGCCCATGGGGTATCTGGATGCGGCGCCGGCTTACGAACAAATAAAATTTGTCTGA
- a CDS encoding SusD/RagB family nutrient-binding outer membrane lipoprotein has product MKRSNIFSGKYRLPAIAAGLLLAMTACTKNFERYNTDNTGIPDNMLEADFYNLSYLKTATMAIYNFSGGGDPNSFQLQQNLNADCFSGYMASATPFNGGRNNLSYFMMNGWNGEAFKVGYLSVMGQLAKLRASNIPKDFPAVWAVAQIVQVTAMSRVTDIYGPIPYSKAGTSKTSIDYDSQQEVYTRFFKELDTANAALRDFISSGKTLPFNFSNFDLVYDADFTKWLQFSNSLRLRLAMHIIKADKATAQAEAEKALDPAKGGVITTNDGNMNVKIIGAGYTNPLVFIAQNWNDIQINASLQCYLTGYKDPRLSRYMSRSTDAAIPSQYVGIRLGSITSSNSKSDYVGYSAINYQGGMFKLNTPVQLMTAAEVYFLRAEAALNGFNNAGGTVQDLYEKGINTSLEQWHAVDASYVNNSTNTPDAYVDPKNTQNNIDTPSHVTVKWVESAPLAEKQERISTQKWLAMFPEGQEAWTEFRRTGYPKLFPVVNNNSGNTIDSKIQVRRLPFPQNEYNTNGAAVNKAIGLLSQPADNGGTRLWWDKP; this is encoded by the coding sequence ATGAAACGTTCCAATATATTTTCCGGTAAATACCGCCTGCCGGCCATAGCAGCAGGACTGCTGCTCGCCATGACCGCCTGCACCAAAAACTTTGAACGCTACAATACAGATAATACCGGCATCCCTGATAATATGCTCGAAGCTGACTTCTACAACCTCAGCTATTTAAAAACAGCTACCATGGCGATCTACAACTTCTCCGGCGGTGGCGATCCCAACTCTTTCCAGTTACAACAAAATCTGAATGCCGACTGCTTCTCAGGTTATATGGCTTCTGCCACCCCCTTTAACGGTGGCAGAAACAACCTGAGTTATTTTATGATGAATGGCTGGAACGGCGAAGCCTTTAAAGTAGGCTATCTCAGCGTGATGGGACAACTGGCCAAACTGCGGGCATCCAATATTCCGAAAGACTTTCCGGCAGTATGGGCAGTAGCACAGATTGTACAGGTAACCGCTATGAGCCGCGTGACCGACATCTATGGACCTATCCCCTATAGTAAAGCCGGCACCAGCAAAACCAGCATCGACTACGACAGTCAGCAGGAAGTGTACACCCGCTTCTTTAAAGAGCTGGACACTGCCAACGCCGCCCTGCGCGACTTTATCAGCAGCGGTAAAACACTGCCTTTCAACTTTAGTAATTTCGACCTGGTGTATGATGCAGACTTCACCAAATGGCTGCAGTTCAGTAACTCACTACGCCTGCGCCTGGCCATGCATATCATCAAGGCAGACAAAGCTACTGCACAGGCAGAGGCAGAAAAAGCCCTGGACCCGGCCAAAGGCGGTGTGATCACCACCAACGACGGCAACATGAACGTAAAAATTATCGGTGCCGGCTATACGAATCCGCTGGTGTTCATCGCGCAGAACTGGAATGATATCCAGATCAACGCATCCCTGCAGTGTTACCTGACCGGTTACAAAGACCCGCGGTTGTCCAGATACATGTCGCGGTCTACGGATGCTGCCATCCCCTCACAGTATGTAGGTATTCGCCTGGGCAGCATTACCAGCTCCAACAGCAAAAGCGATTATGTGGGTTATTCCGCCATCAACTACCAGGGTGGTATGTTTAAGCTCAACACACCTGTACAGCTGATGACTGCCGCAGAAGTATATTTCCTGCGCGCAGAAGCAGCCCTCAACGGTTTTAACAATGCCGGCGGTACTGTACAGGATCTGTATGAAAAAGGTATCAACACCTCTCTGGAGCAATGGCATGCGGTTGATGCCAGCTATGTCAACAACAGCACCAATACACCGGATGCTTATGTTGATCCGAAAAACACGCAAAACAACATCGATACCCCTTCCCATGTTACCGTGAAATGGGTGGAAAGTGCTCCGCTTGCGGAAAAACAGGAACGTATCAGTACCCAGAAATGGCTGGCCATGTTCCCCGAAGGACAGGAAGCCTGGACGGAATTCCGCCGTACCGGTTATCCTAAACTGTTCCCTGTTGTCAATAACAACAGCGGTAATACCATCGACAGCAAAATACAAGTCAGAAGACTCCCCTTCCCCCAGAATGAATATAATACCAACGGTGCAGCTGTTAACAAAGCCATTGGCCTGCTGAGCCAACCGGCCGACAACGGCGGCACCAGACTATGGTGGGACAAGCCCTGA
- a CDS encoding MFS transporter: MLAKIAQTYRSSFSGLSKETWLLSLVILINRTGTMVVPFLSMYLTQNKHWTIADAGIIITLFGIGAVMGSLAGGYFIDKLGFRSVQIFTSITGGALFIAFGYIDHFAVLCVMTVVLSFVAEAFRPANGAAIAAYSKPENLTRSYSLNRFAMNLGWALGSSLGGILAAINYHLLFWVEGCVYILVGLLITVLLPANGGHPRTKAVASAAPRNLPIWKDTFLFRFLVWITLYTTSFSLIFRLVPIYWKTDWHIDEFAIGLLLGINGVIIALFEMVLVRRWENRKSAMYYIVGGVIVTALGYLFLILPGHVPITTALMAVIFMTVGEMMVFPFVNAVIMGRSNDTNRGRYAAAYALTWSVAQVVGPGGGALIIERWGFAALWIVMVVLCLGCAFALWRLPFKKTVVA; the protein is encoded by the coding sequence ATGTTAGCAAAGATAGCCCAGACCTATCGGTCTTCTTTCAGTGGCCTTAGTAAGGAAACCTGGTTGCTGAGCCTTGTAATATTGATTAACCGTACCGGAACCATGGTGGTACCTTTCCTCAGCATGTACCTCACCCAAAACAAACACTGGACCATTGCGGATGCAGGCATCATCATCACGCTCTTTGGTATAGGAGCGGTAATGGGCTCCCTGGCAGGAGGTTATTTTATTGACAAGCTGGGATTCCGTTCTGTTCAGATTTTCACTTCCATTACAGGAGGGGCGCTGTTTATCGCCTTTGGTTATATTGACCATTTCGCGGTATTGTGTGTGATGACAGTGGTCCTGAGTTTTGTGGCAGAAGCTTTCCGGCCGGCCAACGGAGCTGCTATTGCGGCTTATTCCAAACCGGAGAATCTTACCCGTTCCTATTCCCTCAACCGCTTTGCCATGAACCTGGGTTGGGCGCTGGGTAGCTCTCTGGGTGGGATACTGGCAGCGATCAACTATCACCTGCTGTTTTGGGTAGAAGGCTGTGTATACATACTGGTGGGGCTATTGATCACTGTACTGTTGCCGGCTAATGGTGGTCATCCCCGTACTAAGGCGGTGGCTTCTGCTGCTCCCCGCAACCTGCCGATCTGGAAAGATACTTTCCTGTTCCGCTTCCTGGTATGGATTACCCTGTACACTACTTCTTTCAGTTTAATATTCAGACTGGTACCTATTTACTGGAAAACAGACTGGCATATCGATGAATTTGCGATTGGCCTGTTGCTGGGCATCAACGGGGTGATTATCGCCTTATTTGAAATGGTGCTGGTAAGGCGCTGGGAAAACCGGAAATCGGCCATGTATTACATCGTTGGCGGAGTGATTGTGACGGCACTGGGTTATTTGTTCCTGATACTGCCGGGTCATGTGCCCATCACGACAGCTTTGATGGCGGTTATATTTATGACCGTAGGTGAAATGATGGTATTCCCCTTTGTAAATGCGGTGATCATGGGACGTTCCAACGATACGAACAGAGGACGGTATGCAGCTGCCTATGCCCTTACCTGGTCTGTTGCCCAGGTGGTAGGTCCGGGTGGTGGCGCACTCATCATTGAACGCTGGGGCTTCGCGGCATTATGGATAGTGATGGTGGTGTTATGTTTGGGCTGTGCTTTCGCGTTATGGCGTCTTCCATTTAAAAAAACTGTGGTGGCCTGA
- a CDS encoding glycosyl hydrolase family 8 → MTRHLLFFLAGLLSVASLLVQAQNKPYPQAISYPNCIKPNNVTQADMNASVASYYDYWKATYLKHNLSSLPGGYYVKGDITGSADGFTPLGSSEGHGYGMVITVLMAGHDPAAKTIYDGLYKTFKAYHSPNNSKLMGWVVADNTAAQGHFDSATDGDMDIAYSLILAHYQWGSAGTINYLNEAKTMINQGLKASYVTNSNRLNLGDWDTKTALNTRPSDWMMDHMRSFYQETNDATWNNVINALYNVYTQFSATYSPSTGLISDFVVKNPPEPAPQNFLDEYPPTNEYNYNACRVPLRIVMDYAMYGNTTALSLSNKMVNWIKTKTSGNPANIKDGYKLNGTASGTGQEAVFIGPFVAASVGSSSNQAWLNSGWNYLKTAKSGYYSDSYSLLCQLFISGNWWIPGNSSPSNVPPSVSITSPANNSAYTSPASVTINATATDSDGSVTKVEFFNGSTKLGEATGSPYAWTWNNVAAGTYTLTAKVTDNSNGSTTSAPVTITVGSAPGCNPAEASGDDGNVASNAIDNDLNTRWSASGDGQWIQFCLGSSQSVNGVDIAFYKGDTRKAKFDILVSADALNWTAVASNLQSSGSSLALESFPFSAVTAKYIRILGHGNNLNAWNSYAEVKVKTVAPLAGSTSASMAFTPVNDAPPKAGKLSIDAFPNPFRGDLRITYILEKTGVANLTVYNLAGQPVAVLVNGQLSAGTYQATFRSGNHASGIYIIKLAQDGNIISKRIVKE, encoded by the coding sequence ATGACCAGACATTTATTGTTTTTTCTGGCCGGCCTGTTAAGTGTCGCCAGCCTTCTGGTACAGGCTCAGAACAAGCCTTATCCGCAAGCCATCAGTTATCCCAACTGTATCAAACCCAACAACGTTACCCAGGCAGACATGAACGCCAGCGTAGCCAGTTATTACGATTACTGGAAAGCTACCTACCTCAAACATAATCTCAGCTCCCTGCCGGGCGGTTATTATGTAAAAGGAGACATCACCGGCAGTGCAGACGGATTTACACCGCTGGGCTCTTCCGAAGGGCACGGTTACGGCATGGTGATCACCGTGCTGATGGCTGGCCACGACCCTGCCGCCAAAACCATTTATGATGGACTGTACAAAACATTCAAAGCCTACCACAGCCCCAACAACAGCAAACTAATGGGCTGGGTAGTAGCGGATAACACAGCGGCCCAGGGCCACTTTGACTCCGCTACCGATGGCGACATGGACATCGCCTACTCTCTCATTCTTGCTCACTACCAGTGGGGCTCCGCTGGTACCATCAACTACCTCAATGAAGCTAAAACCATGATCAATCAAGGGCTCAAAGCGAGTTATGTGACCAACAGCAACCGCCTCAACCTCGGTGACTGGGACACCAAGACCGCCCTCAATACCCGCCCCTCCGACTGGATGATGGACCATATGCGGTCATTTTACCAGGAAACCAATGATGCCACCTGGAATAACGTCATCAACGCACTCTATAACGTGTATACACAGTTTTCTGCCACCTACTCCCCCAGCACAGGGCTTATCTCCGACTTTGTCGTGAAAAACCCGCCGGAACCAGCGCCACAGAACTTCCTCGACGAATACCCTCCCACCAATGAATACAATTACAACGCCTGCCGCGTACCCCTTCGCATTGTGATGGACTACGCCATGTATGGCAATACCACTGCTCTCTCCCTCAGCAATAAAATGGTGAACTGGATCAAAACCAAAACCAGCGGTAATCCTGCCAATATCAAAGATGGTTATAAGCTGAACGGTACCGCTTCCGGCACCGGCCAGGAAGCCGTGTTCATCGGGCCTTTTGTGGCCGCCTCTGTAGGCAGCAGTAGCAACCAGGCCTGGCTCAACAGCGGATGGAACTACCTGAAAACCGCTAAGAGCGGCTATTACAGCGACTCCTACAGTCTGTTATGCCAGCTCTTCATCTCTGGTAACTGGTGGATACCCGGCAACAGCAGCCCTTCCAATGTACCGCCCAGTGTCAGCATCACTTCACCGGCTAACAATAGCGCCTATACGTCGCCGGCTTCCGTTACCATTAACGCTACCGCCACCGACAGCGACGGCTCCGTTACCAAAGTGGAATTCTTTAATGGTAGTACCAAACTGGGAGAAGCTACCGGCAGCCCCTACGCCTGGACCTGGAACAACGTAGCAGCCGGCACCTACACGCTCACCGCCAAAGTCACCGACAACAGCAATGGCAGCACTACTTCCGCACCTGTAACAATTACCGTCGGTTCCGCCCCGGGTTGCAACCCCGCCGAAGCCAGCGGTGATGATGGCAACGTAGCCTCCAACGCCATCGACAACGATCTCAACACCCGCTGGTCTGCCAGCGGCGACGGGCAATGGATACAGTTCTGTCTGGGCAGCTCCCAGTCCGTTAATGGTGTAGACATCGCATTCTATAAAGGCGATACCCGCAAAGCAAAATTCGATATCCTTGTCAGCGCAGATGCACTTAACTGGACGGCCGTAGCCTCCAATCTGCAAAGCAGCGGCAGCTCCCTTGCCCTCGAATCATTCCCGTTCAGCGCTGTAACGGCTAAGTACATACGAATTCTGGGACATGGCAACAACCTCAACGCGTGGAACAGTTATGCGGAAGTAAAAGTCAAAACGGTGGCTCCGCTCGCAGGCAGCACCAGCGCTTCCATGGCCTTCACGCCAGTCAACGATGCTCCGCCAAAAGCCGGTAAACTGAGTATAGACGCCTTCCCCAACCCCTTCCGTGGAGATCTGCGCATTACTTATATATTGGAAAAAACCGGCGTGGCCAACCTTACTGTTTATAATCTCGCCGGACAACCGGTGGCCGTACTCGTCAACGGACAGCTGTCTGCCGGTACCTACCAGGCCACCTTCCGAAGTGGTAACCACGCTTCCGGCATCTATATCATCAAACTGGCACAGGACGGTAATATCATCAGCAAACGGATCGTGAAGGAATAA
- a CDS encoding response regulator, whose product MKPHTVLLIDDDADDRIFFSEAIKKVSPEVETHYCESGMQAIDLLSHKKIASPDYIFLDMNMPMMNGKECLQELGKVIHRGLTKIIILSTSDMVEDVQESMALGARLFLTKPDSFDALCKILKDVLEEKWQKCFR is encoded by the coding sequence ATGAAGCCACATACCGTTCTGCTGATTGATGATGATGCGGATGACCGGATCTTCTTCAGCGAAGCCATAAAAAAAGTCTCGCCCGAAGTAGAGACTCATTACTGTGAAAGTGGCATGCAAGCCATTGACCTTCTCTCCCATAAAAAAATTGCCAGTCCTGACTATATTTTCCTGGACATGAACATGCCGATGATGAATGGCAAAGAATGTCTGCAGGAGCTCGGAAAGGTTATTCACAGAGGACTTACAAAAATCATCATTCTCAGCACCTCTGATATGGTGGAAGATGTACAGGAATCCATGGCGCTGGGCGCCAGGCTATTCCTCACCAAACCAGATTCCTTTGATGCCCTCTGCAAAATATTGAAAGATGTTCTCGAAGAAAAATGGCAGAAATGTTTCCGGTGA
- a CDS encoding PAS domain S-box protein, with protein sequence MGTMDTVTSGKYHFLAGGGETGELIRHYPWENTVLGPVDQWPQPLKTCIRIILTSGQPMFVWWGPELISFYNDASRILAGSKHPAGIGQPARTVLKTRWEQIGALAEYTLHNNVGTCNEALLFFTERNGYLQESYYTFSLSPIPGNNGVPEGILCTVTDETDRIVQARQMKTLQDLTTFNLNSRRIQDVYIHSLLALRENRHDFPFAVFYETDQDTHLKGYTADDLPEAAFPRSVTLTDENFHWPVAEVLRSHRMAQVQQLREKPWQLPAGAWEQAPDQAVLIPVIHHFTNTLYGVLIVGLNPYRQPDDAYLAFLRQVGDQLAAAITSAGTYVAHQFRDLFRQAPAAIMLLKGVDDIVEVANSRYHHLLQGLPAALYTCDKAGRILWFNQAAATLWGREPMIGHDMWCGSWKIFEPDGITPVPLDTCPMARALQQGEAVRDVEIVVERPDGTRRNVQPYPDPIFDEEGRVAGAVNMLIDITELKMTQAHMSRLAAIVESTDDAIISKTPEGIISSWNPAAERLFGYTSEEVTGKSILILIPPDRTAEEKEIMDQLTKGISVDHFETQRVAKDGRLIDISLTISPLKDAQGRLIGVSKIARDVSEQKKLFSALQESEARYMQVAMEMEAIVAQRTRELTEANFYLEKSNKELEQFAFVTSHDLQEPLRKIHTFAGLLCEAGGPALDATSRVYIEKMMISARRMSQLIHDLLNFSRLNRTEDTFVQTDLNEVIAHVLNDFEVTISQKKALVTIDALPAIQAVPLQMNQLLYNLLGNALKFTAEDRTPEIRISSRVLPEDALKNYPELDHSRSYYEITVSDNGIGFNQVYEDKIFQIFQRLNNRTAYEGTGIGLALCNKIATNHKGCIRAVGQPGEGAVFNVVLPVM encoded by the coding sequence ATGGGAACCATGGATACCGTTACTTCTGGCAAGTATCATTTTCTGGCTGGCGGTGGTGAAACCGGTGAACTTATACGCCACTATCCCTGGGAAAATACTGTACTGGGCCCTGTGGACCAATGGCCACAGCCCTTAAAAACCTGTATCAGGATTATCCTGACATCCGGTCAACCTATGTTTGTTTGGTGGGGACCGGAACTTATTAGTTTTTATAATGATGCCAGCCGGATATTGGCTGGCAGCAAACATCCGGCTGGCATCGGACAGCCCGCCAGGACTGTCTTGAAAACACGCTGGGAGCAGATAGGCGCCTTGGCAGAATACACCCTTCACAACAATGTGGGTACCTGCAACGAAGCATTGCTGTTTTTCACAGAGCGCAATGGTTATTTACAGGAAAGCTATTACACTTTCTCGCTGAGCCCCATTCCGGGCAACAATGGTGTGCCGGAAGGAATTCTGTGTACGGTCACCGATGAAACTGACCGCATTGTGCAGGCCCGTCAGATGAAGACCCTGCAGGACCTGACAACGTTTAATCTCAACAGCCGGCGGATACAGGACGTGTACATCCATAGTTTGCTGGCCTTGCGCGAAAACCGCCATGATTTTCCTTTTGCTGTTTTTTATGAGACAGATCAAGATACTCACCTGAAGGGCTATACGGCAGATGATCTGCCGGAAGCTGCTTTCCCCCGTTCTGTAACCCTGACAGATGAAAATTTTCATTGGCCTGTTGCAGAGGTGTTGCGGTCGCATCGGATGGCACAAGTGCAACAGCTGCGGGAGAAGCCATGGCAGCTGCCGGCAGGAGCCTGGGAGCAGGCACCGGACCAGGCAGTGCTGATACCGGTGATACATCACTTTACGAATACGCTTTATGGCGTACTGATTGTAGGGCTCAACCCGTATCGTCAGCCGGATGACGCATACCTGGCTTTTCTCCGGCAGGTGGGTGATCAGCTGGCAGCTGCCATTACCAGTGCCGGGACCTATGTGGCCCATCAGTTCCGCGATTTGTTCCGGCAGGCGCCGGCAGCGATTATGTTACTAAAAGGCGTGGATGATATTGTGGAAGTGGCCAACAGCCGGTATCATCATTTGCTGCAAGGACTGCCCGCAGCCCTTTATACCTGCGACAAAGCCGGTCGTATCCTGTGGTTTAACCAGGCTGCCGCCACCTTGTGGGGACGCGAGCCGATGATAGGCCATGATATGTGGTGCGGCTCCTGGAAAATATTTGAACCAGACGGCATCACGCCGGTGCCACTGGATACCTGCCCGATGGCCCGGGCATTGCAGCAGGGAGAAGCGGTAAGAGACGTGGAGATAGTAGTGGAAAGACCGGACGGGACCAGACGGAATGTGCAGCCCTACCCGGACCCCATCTTCGACGAAGAAGGTCGTGTAGCCGGTGCCGTTAACATGCTGATAGATATCACAGAGTTAAAAATGACCCAGGCACATATGAGCAGACTGGCAGCTATCGTGGAATCCACCGACGATGCTATCATCAGCAAAACACCGGAAGGTATCATCTCCAGCTGGAACCCGGCAGCAGAAAGACTTTTCGGTTACACCAGCGAGGAAGTGACCGGAAAATCCATCCTCATACTGATACCACCCGACCGCACTGCAGAAGAAAAAGAGATCATGGACCAGCTGACCAAAGGGATCTCTGTTGATCACTTCGAAACCCAGCGGGTGGCCAAAGACGGTCGGCTCATCGATATCTCCCTGACCATCTCCCCGTTAAAAGATGCACAAGGCCGTCTTATCGGGGTGTCCAAAATAGCCAGGGACGTATCTGAACAGAAAAAGCTATTCTCCGCCCTGCAGGAAAGTGAAGCCCGTTATATGCAGGTGGCTATGGAAATGGAAGCCATCGTGGCACAACGTACCCGCGAACTCACCGAAGCCAACTTCTACCTCGAGAAGTCCAACAAAGAGCTGGAACAGTTTGCATTTGTGACGAGTCACGATCTCCAGGAACCGCTGCGTAAAATCCACACCTTCGCCGGTTTACTCTGTGAGGCCGGTGGACCGGCGCTGGACGCGACTTCCAGGGTGTATATCGAAAAGATGATGATCAGTGCCCGACGGATGTCGCAGTTGATTCATGACCTGCTGAACTTCTCCCGCCTGAACCGCACTGAGGATACATTTGTGCAGACAGATCTCAATGAGGTGATAGCACATGTACTGAATGATTTTGAAGTGACCATCAGTCAGAAAAAAGCGCTTGTCACCATTGATGCCCTGCCGGCCATACAGGCGGTCCCCCTGCAGATGAACCAGCTGTTGTACAACCTGCTGGGCAACGCCTTGAAGTTTACCGCGGAAGACAGAACACCGGAAATCCGCATCAGCTCAAGGGTGCTGCCGGAAGATGCATTAAAGAATTATCCTGAACTGGACCACAGCCGCAGTTATTACGAGATTACTGTGAGTGACAATGGTATTGGGTTTAACCAGGTGTATGAAGACAAGATCTTTCAGATTTTTCAGCGGCTCAACAACCGTACGGCCTATGAAGGCACCGGTATAGGGCTGGCGCTATGTAATAAGATTGCTACTAACCATAAGGGCTGCATCCGCGCGGTGGGCCAGCCGGGCGAAGGCGCCGTTTTTAACGTTGTTTTACCTGTCATGTAA